The Prunus persica cultivar Lovell chromosome G7, Prunus_persica_NCBIv2, whole genome shotgun sequence genome has a segment encoding these proteins:
- the LOC18769283 gene encoding NAC domain-containing protein 26, producing MGENNRFINDPIPEQVDLFINDPTNDAYFNSLPCGYRFAPTDAELVSSYLEGKVLNKEIPKNRFLDLDISLYHPRDLTGRITLIRESEWYFFTSRKRKYPKGQRPDRSAVDGFWKATGKAQDIEDSNGKVIGSKRTLDFYQGNHQDGKRTEWKMHEYTLDAPPNEISNTRVTQLDNCVLCKIYKNNKGGNNDSSTTQSDQRAEPSTNVVASQAFPDQQIQPVHQHDQYLVSQSSGASSSSTANKRPRGRPTPTILNTYVGNPTYYPHQQYPFQNQTSGNPPGPVHNNYQNLTQYNQNDQNLTQYDQNDQNLTQYAQNDQNLTQYDQNDQNLTQYDTQSANIESHVQPRESFSSQPGFLPHMETSTYADQMPLVDSSSMQLPVHVRLYEQLLAARNKDGDFDKRLEHWYHHQQQLFRQNPSSTPNCKLV from the exons ATGGGAGAAAACAATCGGTTCATCAACGATCCGATTCCGGAACAAGTAGATTTGTTCATCAACGATCCAACCAACGATGCATATTTTAATTCTCTTCCATGTGGCTATCGATTTGCCCCAACTGATGCCGAGTTGGTTTCAAGCTACTTAGAGGGGAAGGTCTTGAACAAGGAAATCCCCAAAAACAGGTTTCTTGACCTTGACATCTCCTTGTATCATCCTAGAGACCTCACTG gGCGCATCACTTTAATTAGAGAAAGTGAGTGGTATTTTTTCACTTCTAGGAAACGAAAGTATCCGAAAGGACAACGGCCAGATCGATCAGCAGTCGATGGATTTTGGAAGGCAACCGGAAAAGCTCAGGACATCGAAGATAGTAATGGTAAAGTAATTGGGTCCAAAAGGACTCTAGATTTTTATCAAGGGAACCATCAAGATGGCAAGAGGACAGAATGGAAAATGCATGAATACACGCTCGATGCTCCTCCTAATGAAATAAGCAATACTCGTGTTACGCAG CTGGATAATTGTGTTTTGTGCAAGATTTACAAGAATAACAAAGGCGGGAACAATGACTCGAGCACTACACAATCTGATCAAAGAGCAGAGCCATCTACAAATGTTGTAGCATCTCAAGCTTTTCCAGACCAACAAATCCAGCCCGTTCATCAGCATGATCAATATCTTGTTAGTCAATCTAGcggtgcttcttcttcctccactGCAAACAAACGACCTCGTGGCAGGCCAACCCCAACAATATTGAACACCTACGTTGGAAACCCTACATATTATCCTCACCAGCAGTACCCTTTCCAAAATCAAACGTCTGGCAATCCTCCGGGACCAGTCCACAACAACTATCAAAACCTCACCCAATACAATCAAAACGATCAAAACCTCACCCAATACGATCAAAACGATCAAAACCTCACCCAATACGCTCAAAACGATCAAAATCTCACCCAATACGATCAAAACGATCAAAACCTCACCCAATACGACACGCAGTCTGCCAATATTGAGAGCCATGTTCAGCCAAGGGAGTCGTTTTCTTCTCAACCTGGATTTTTGCCACACATGGAGACTTCCACGTATGCGGATCAAATGCCACTGGTTGATTCAAGTTCTATGCAGTTACCTGTGCATGTCAGGCTATATGAGCAACTACTTGCGGCTAGAAACAAGGATGGTGATTTCGACAAAAGACTAGAGCATTGGTATCATCATCAACAGCAGTTGTTTAGGCAAAACCCTAGCAGTACACCAAATTGTAAATTAGTCTAG
- the LOC18769265 gene encoding guanylate kinase 2 isoform X1 has protein sequence MGEAPAFIVDELQKGYGNGFDIKSKGGETAILMGNRTYVIGGACEESPLSIGVQIFDQSTGEWIYPTVLGTKPKTCKGLSAVLLSEDRILITKNGSTPDDFAWFLEVDTQYVRQQKKILGTDVVAWSKGVRGYAEKPIVISGPSGVGKGTLISMLMKEYPSMFGFSVSHTTRAPRAMEKDGVHYHFIERSAMEKEIEDGKFLEFASVHGNLYGTSVEAVEVVADDGKRCILDIDVQGARSVRASSLEAIFIFVCPPSMAELEKRLRARGTETEEQVLKRLKNAKAEIEQGQSSGIFDHMLYNDNLEECYKSLKKLLGLDGTVTAPPKSSPKVVDLPMDHSVAKIDHRIIINSKTPEMGKASTNMQVSFSLLVSSMHKIFSLFTRLRCLSRIVLDVSSLKGGAPGRTRGLDIYTMDSFLDGLACINH, from the exons ATG GGAGAAGCCCCAGCGTTCATTGTTGATGAGCTGCAGAAGGGATATGGAAATGGATTTGATATAAAATCCAAAGGCGGTGAAACAGCCATTCTCATGGGCAACAGAACT TATGTGATTGGTGGAGCCTGTGAGGAATCGCCATTGTCCATTGGAGTTCAGATTTTTGACCAATCTACTGGTGAATG GATATATCCTACTGTGTTGggaacaaaacccaaaacctgTAAGGGCCTTTCAGCAGTGCTTTTAAGTGAAGACCGAATATTGATTACTAAGAATGGTTCCACCCCAGACGATTTTGCTTGGTTCCTTGAG gtGGACACCCAATATGTGAGGCAGCAGAAGAAAATTTTGGGCACTGACGTGGTTGCCTGGAGTAAGGGTGTGAGGGGCTATGCTGAGAAGCCAATTGTTATTAGTGGTCCTTCTGGGGTAGGTAAGGGGACACTAATATCCATGCTCATGAAAGAATATCCCTCCATGTTTGGGTTCTCTGTGAGCCACACAACCCGTGCTCCTAGAGCTATGGAGAAGGATGGGGTCCATTACCATTTCATTGAGCGAAGTGCCATGGAGAAAGAGATAGAAGATGGGAAGTTCCTTGAGTTTGCTTCTGTGCATGGAAATCTCTATGGAACTAGTGTTGAAGCAGTAGAAGTGGTAGCAGATGATGGGAAG AGATGCATTCTTGACATTGATGTTCAAGGTGCAAGATCCGTGAGGGCTAGTTCACTGGAAGCTATCTTCATCTTTGTATGTCCACCCTCAATGGCGGAGCTTGAGAAGCGCCTTCGTGCAAG GGGAACTGAGACAGAGGAACAGGTCCTAAAGCGACTTAAAAATGCCAAGGCTGAGATTGAGCAAGGGCAATCGTCAGGCATCTTTGATCATATGCTGTATAATGATAACCTGGAAGAGTGTTACAAGAGTCTTAAG AAACTCTTGGGGCTAGATGGAACTGTCACTGCTCCTCCTAAATCAT CTCCTAAAGTGGTTGATCTGCCTATGGACCATTCAGTAGCCAAAATTGATCACAGAATCATCATAAACTCTAAAACTCCGGAAATGGGAAAAGCATCTACGAACATGCAAGTATCTTTTTCATTGTTAGTTTCTTCTATGCATAAGATATTCAGCTTGTTTACACGTTTACGCTGTCTTAGCAGGATTGTGCTGGATGTGTCATCCCTCAAAGGAGGGGCCCCTGGACGGACTAGAGGGCTAGACATTTATACCATGGACTCATTTTTGGATGGTTTGGCTTGTATCAATCACTGA
- the LOC18769265 gene encoding guanylate kinase 2 isoform X2 → MGEAPAFIVDELQKGYGNGFDIKSKGGETAILMGNRTYVIGGACEESPLSIGVQIFDQSTGEWIYPTVLGTKPKTCKGLSAVLLSEDRILITKNGSTPDDFAWFLEVDTQYVRQQKKILGTDVVAWSKGVRGYAEKPIVISGPSGVGKGTLISMLMKEYPSMFGFSVSHTTRAPRAMEKDGVHYHFIERSAMEKEIEDGKFLEFASVHGNLYGTSVEAVEVVADDGKRCILDIDVQGARSVRASSLEAIFIFVCPPSMAELEKRLRARGTETEEQVLKRLKNAKAEIEQGQSSGIFDHMLYNDNLEECYKSLKKLLGLDGTVTAPPKSSPKVVDLPMDHSVAKIDHRIIINSKTPEMGKASTNMIVLDVSSLKGGAPGRTRGLDIYTMDSFLDGLACINH, encoded by the exons ATG GGAGAAGCCCCAGCGTTCATTGTTGATGAGCTGCAGAAGGGATATGGAAATGGATTTGATATAAAATCCAAAGGCGGTGAAACAGCCATTCTCATGGGCAACAGAACT TATGTGATTGGTGGAGCCTGTGAGGAATCGCCATTGTCCATTGGAGTTCAGATTTTTGACCAATCTACTGGTGAATG GATATATCCTACTGTGTTGggaacaaaacccaaaacctgTAAGGGCCTTTCAGCAGTGCTTTTAAGTGAAGACCGAATATTGATTACTAAGAATGGTTCCACCCCAGACGATTTTGCTTGGTTCCTTGAG gtGGACACCCAATATGTGAGGCAGCAGAAGAAAATTTTGGGCACTGACGTGGTTGCCTGGAGTAAGGGTGTGAGGGGCTATGCTGAGAAGCCAATTGTTATTAGTGGTCCTTCTGGGGTAGGTAAGGGGACACTAATATCCATGCTCATGAAAGAATATCCCTCCATGTTTGGGTTCTCTGTGAGCCACACAACCCGTGCTCCTAGAGCTATGGAGAAGGATGGGGTCCATTACCATTTCATTGAGCGAAGTGCCATGGAGAAAGAGATAGAAGATGGGAAGTTCCTTGAGTTTGCTTCTGTGCATGGAAATCTCTATGGAACTAGTGTTGAAGCAGTAGAAGTGGTAGCAGATGATGGGAAG AGATGCATTCTTGACATTGATGTTCAAGGTGCAAGATCCGTGAGGGCTAGTTCACTGGAAGCTATCTTCATCTTTGTATGTCCACCCTCAATGGCGGAGCTTGAGAAGCGCCTTCGTGCAAG GGGAACTGAGACAGAGGAACAGGTCCTAAAGCGACTTAAAAATGCCAAGGCTGAGATTGAGCAAGGGCAATCGTCAGGCATCTTTGATCATATGCTGTATAATGATAACCTGGAAGAGTGTTACAAGAGTCTTAAG AAACTCTTGGGGCTAGATGGAACTGTCACTGCTCCTCCTAAATCAT CTCCTAAAGTGGTTGATCTGCCTATGGACCATTCAGTAGCCAAAATTGATCACAGAATCATCATAAACTCTAAAACTCCGGAAATGGGAAAAGCATCTACGAACAT GATTGTGCTGGATGTGTCATCCCTCAAAGGAGGGGCCCCTGGACGGACTAGAGGGCTAGACATTTATACCATGGACTCATTTTTGGATGGTTTGGCTTGTATCAATCACTGA